A portion of the Punica granatum isolate Tunisia-2019 chromosome 7, ASM765513v2, whole genome shotgun sequence genome contains these proteins:
- the LOC116215711 gene encoding ferredoxin--NADP reductase, leaf isozyme, chloroplastic-like, whose protein sequence is MAVAVNAAVTLPSSKTSSSPSIRFSSIAPERIAFSKGVGYLKNGLVTGGKAASIRAQVATETPTKVVKESKKDDEGVVVNKFKPKNPYIGTCLLNTKITADDAPGETWHMVFSTEGEVPYREGQSIGVIADGIDKNGKPHKLRLYSIASSALGDFGNSKTVSLCVKRLVYTNEQGEIVKGVCSNFLCDLKPGAGVQITGPVGKEMLMPKDPNATIVMLATGTGIAPFRSFLWKMFFEKHDDYKFNGLAWLFLGVPTSSSLLYKEEFDKMKEKAPENFRVDYAVSREQTNENGEKMYIQTRMAQYAEELWELLKKDNTYVYMCGLKGMEKGIDDIMVSLAARDGIDWLEYKRQLKKSEQWNVEVY, encoded by the exons ATGGCTGTTGCTGTCAATGCTGCTGTGACTCTGCCATCTTCCAAGACATCGTCGTCCCCTTCCATCAGATTCTCTTCCATAGCTCCCGAGAGAATCGCCTTCTCCAAG GGTGTTGGGTACCTCAAGAATGGACTGGTCACAGGAGGGAAGGCGGCGTCCATTAGGGCGCAGGTGGCAACCGAGACGCCCACCAAGGTCGTGAAGGAGTCCAAGAAGGATGACGAGGGAGTGGTGGTGAACAAGTTCAAGCCCAAGAACCCGTACATCGGCACATGCCTCCTCAACACCAAGATCACCGCCGATGATGCCCCCGGAGAGACCTGGCACATGGTCTTTAGCACCGAGG GGGAGGTTCCATACAGAGAAGGGCAATCCATTGGTGTTATAGCAGACGGGATAGACAAGAATGGGAAGCCCCACAAGCTCAGATTGTACTCTATTGCCAGCAGTGCTCTTGGGGACTTCGGGAACTCTAAAACT GTTTCCCTGTGTGTCAAGAGGCTCGTCTATACAAACGAACAAGGAGAAATAGTGAAAGGAGTCTGCTCCAACTTCTTGT GTGACCTCAAGCCCGGGGCTGGAGTACAGATCACCGGACCAGTTGGTAAAGAAATGCTCATGCCTAAAGATCCGAACGCCACCATCGTCATG CTTGCTACTGGAACTGGCATTGCTCCATTCCGCTCTTTCTTGTGGAAGATGTTCTTCGAGAAGCATGATGACTACAAG TTCAATGGATTGGCTTGGCTCTTCTTGGGTGTTCCAACGAGCAGCTCATTGCTCTACAAGGAG GAGTTCGATAAGATGAAGGAGAAAGCACCAGAGAACTTCAGGGTCGACTATGCCGTAAGCAGAGAACAAACGAACGAGAATGGCGAGAAAATGTACATCCAAACCCGAATGGCCCAATATGCAGAGGAACTCTGGGAACTGCTCAAGAAGGACAATACCTATGTCTACATGTGTGGACTCAAGGGAATGGAGAAGGGAATTGATGACATAATGGTCTCCTTGGCTGCAAGAGATG GCATTGATTGGTTGGAGTACAAGAGACAGCTGAAGAAATCGGAGCAATGGAACGTCGAAGTCTACTGA
- the LOC116214488 gene encoding uncharacterized protein LOC116214488 has product MGALRLPRSVLTLLSLLVTLFSVSCHAQSPSRVIELGKNGQVPVASLQPGQDRSGTPISSQLFLTSPSGNFAAYIVRQESPRTKKSSGHDSCYIQVQGSRNPSASITTGTSSPGAWQFRCVPVASSDTCSLVLSDSGLGIYGGMQPIWGAGPKGGHSKALALLDSGDLEISDQSGKISWKASDAEASDNQSCGGSDFGGLTNQNGEESQPGNGFQQQQGMNFPQQQDLNQPLAGFNQPFSNGLTQPFGTRGKQGFGDANVPFENGVSKRSIKLGFVLASLIAHLKLLV; this is encoded by the coding sequence ATGGGAGCTCTCCGTTTACCACGCAGTGTTCTGACCCTTCTTTCTCTTCTCGTGACCCTCTTCTCTGTTTCTTGTCATGCTCAATCACCTTCCAGAGTGATCGAGCTTGGCAAAAATGGGCAGGTGCCAGTTGCTAGCCTCCAACCTGGTCAAGACAGGTCAGGGACTCCTATTTCATCCCAGCTCTTCCTCACTTCTCCGTCAGGAAACTTTGCAGCATATATAGTCCGGCAGGAATCTCCTAGGACCAAGAAGAGCTCGGGACACGACTCCTGTTACATTCAAGTCCAAGGAAGCAGGAATCCTAGTGCTAGTATTACTACTGGTACTAGTAGTCCTGGCGCTTGGCAATTCAGGTGTGTCCCAGTTGCAAGTTCAGATACTTGCAGCTTGGTGTTGTCGGATTCAGGTCTCGGTATTTATGGTGGGATGCAGCCAATATGGGGTGCAGGTCCCAAGGGGGGACACTCAAAGGCCTTGGCCCTGCTTGACTCCGGAGATTTGGAGATCAGTGACCAGAGTGGGAAGATCTCGTGGAAGGCAAGTGATGCCGAAGCCAGTGACAATCAGAGCTGTGGTGGGTCGGATTTTGGAGGATTGACCAACCAAAATGGTGAGGAATCTCAACCGGGCAACGGTTTTCAGCAGCAGCAAGGGATGAATTTTCCACAACAACAGGATCTGAATCAGCCTTTGGCAGGGTTCAATCAGCCATTTTCTAATGGTCTTACTCAGCCCTTTGGTACAAGAGGGAAGCAGGGATTTGGAGATGCTAATGTTCCTTTTGAGAATGGTGTCTCAAAGAGGAGTATCAAGCTAGGATTTGTCTTGGCCTCTTTGATAGCTCATCTCAAGTTACTCGTCTAG
- the LOC116213017 gene encoding uncharacterized protein LOC116213017 isoform X1 gives MGGVCSGGKSTIRDAKEGSETKVSRSPGRQRLTNGSDKQKEVSSSLCSDGEASQNALQKHDGSNLSVAVSCRVKSSSTAQNGPSKIAKKSAFSERSRNLSFKQAVKILDTIGKSVSGLSNEFIYGLVSRGNKISILAFEVANTIVKGANLLESLSENNIQSLKDTLRSEGVQRLVSQDMNKLLMIASSDKREEFDVFLREVIRFGDLCKDSHWHNLGRYFSRLQSDDSDLKPLREEAETTIGELSLFARYTSELYHELNILDRFEQDYKQKLEEAKCFNLPHGGEELMMLRDELKHQQKLVKSLKRKSLWSRNIEEIMVKLIGFATYIHQKFMGAFGSNGLITMGSREDAHRSNNTQRLGPTGLALHYANIIIQIDTIASRPACLPHNIRDSLYHALPSSVKTALRSRLKAVSLNERFSISRVKAEMEKTSRWLIPFATNTIKAHQKFGWVGDWANASKDSAKSTSTSNEPICLQTLYHADKEKTDLYILEIVVWLHQLMSLVKERVHSIGPLSIESPSHQRAPKFHPKMQQFPPINYSVQKPDLPKKAEVKLSQEDRNLLEEVCRRRSVPGISKSQSLTVSRKKRRGKVCPLSRSTGSSPSREMGERPVSKHPSIDVLDLIDGLNETLN, from the exons ATGGGAGGCGTTTGTTCGGGTGGAAAGTCGACCATACGAGATGCTAAGGAGGGGAGCGAGACCAAGGTTTCGCGATCCCCAGGGAGGCAGAGGTTAACAAACGGCTCCGATAAGCAGAAAGAGGTCTCCTCCTCATTGTGTTCTGATGGGGAGGCGAGTCAGAACGCGCTGCAAAAGCATGATGGAAGTAATCTATCAGTGGCGGTCTCATGCAGAGTCAAGTCTTCTTCAACTGCCCAAAATGGGCCGAGCAAG ATTGCAAAGAAGAGTGCATTTTCTGAAAGGTCACGGAATTTGAGCTTCAAGCAGGCTGTAAAAATCTTGGATACAATTGGGAAGAGCGTCTCAGGTTTGAGCAATGAATTCATCTATGGCTTGGTATCGAGAGGGAATAAGATATCTATCCTGGCCTTTGAGGTGGCCAATACGATAGTTAAAGGTGCGAATCTACTTGAGTCCCTTTCAGAGAATAACATTCAGTCTCTCAAGGATACTTTGCGATCCGAAGGAGTCCAGCGTTTAGTTTCCCAAGACATGAATAAACTCCTGATGATTGCTTCTTCTGACAAAAG GGAGGAATTTGATGTCTTCTTACGAGAGGTGATTCGGTTTGGAGATCTGTGCAAGGATTCCCACTGGCACAACTTGGGCCGATATTTCTCTAG ATTACAGTCAGACGATTCAGACCTCAAGCCCCTGAGAGAAGAAGCTGAAACAACAATTGGAGAGTTGAGTCTTTTCGCCCGGTATACCTCT GAGTTGTACCACGAGTTGAATATCTTGGATCGATTTGAACAAGACTACAAACAAAAGCTCGAAGAAGCAAAGTGTTTCAATCTTCCCCATGGAG GAGAGGAGCTCATGATGTTGCGCGATGAGCTGAAGCATCAGCAGAAGCTTGTAAAGAgtttgaaaaggaaatctCTTTGGTCAAGAAATATAGAGGAG ATCATGGTGAAGCTTATCGGCTTTGCTACTTATATTCATCAAAAGTTCATGGGAGCCTTTGGAAGCAATG GTCTCATTACAATGGGCAGTAGAGAAGATGCTCACAGATCTAATAATACCCAAAGATTAGGTCCAACAGGTCTTGCATTGCATTACGCCAACATAATCATTCAGATTGATACAATC GCTTCCCGGCCTGCGTGCCTTCCACATAATATCCGAGACTCGTTGTATCATGCTTTGCCAAGTAGTGTTAAGACAGCTCTACGTTCTCGACTAAAAGCAGTCAGTTTAAATGAACGG TTTTCTATTTCTCGTGTCAAGGCTGAGATGGAGAAAACTTCAAGATGGCTCATTCCTTTTGCGACAAACACTATCAA AGCTCATCAGAAGTTTGGGTGGGTCGGAGATTGGGCTAATGCCAG CAAGGATTCCGCAAAGAGCACATCTACAAGCAACGAACCAATCTGCCTCCAGACTTTATACCACGCAGATAAGGAGAAAACAGACCTTTACATTCTTGAAATAGTGGTGTGGCTTCATCAACTGATGAGCCTCGTGAAAGAGAGGGTCCATTCAATCGGGCCCTTGTCCATAGAGTCTCCATCCCACCAAAGGGCCCCAAAGTTCCACCCCAAAATGCAGCAGTTTCCTCCTATTAACTACAGCGTACAAAAACCAGATCTGCCAAAAAAGGCTGAAGTTAAACTTTCTCAAGAAGATAGGAATCTCCTGGAAGAGGTGTGCCGAAGGAGATCAGTTCCAGGAATAAGCAAAAGCCAATCATTGACAGTTTCCAGGAAGAAAAGGAGGGGCAAAGTTTGTCCCTTGAGCAGGAGTACGGGAAGCTCACCAAGCCGGGAGATGGGGGAGAGACCTGTATCCAAACACCCGAGTATTGATGTCTTGGACTTAATCGATGGATTAAATGAAACTCTCAACTAA
- the LOC116213017 gene encoding uncharacterized protein LOC116213017 isoform X2, whose protein sequence is MGGVCSGGKSTIRDAKEGSETKVSRSPGRQRLTNGSDKQKEVSSSLCSDGEASQNALQKHDGSNLSVAVSCRVKSSSTAQNGPSKIAKKSAFSERSRNLSFKQAVKILDTIGKSVSGLSNEFIYGLVSRGNKISILAFEVANTIVKGANLLESLSENNIQSLKDTLRSEGVQRLVSQDMNKLLMIASSDKREEFDVFLREVIRFGDLCKDSHWHNLGRYFSRLQSDDSDLKPLREEAETTIGELSLFARYTSELYHELNILDRFEQDYKQKLEEAKCFNLPHGGEELMMLRDELKHQQKLVKSLKRKSLWSRNIEEIMVKLIGFATYIHQKFMGAFGSNGLITMGSREDAHRSNNTQRLGPTGLALHYANIIIQIDTIASRPACLPHNIRDSLYHALPSSVKTALRSRLKAFSISRVKAEMEKTSRWLIPFATNTIKAHQKFGWVGDWANASKDSAKSTSTSNEPICLQTLYHADKEKTDLYILEIVVWLHQLMSLVKERVHSIGPLSIESPSHQRAPKFHPKMQQFPPINYSVQKPDLPKKAEVKLSQEDRNLLEEVCRRRSVPGISKSQSLTVSRKKRRGKVCPLSRSTGSSPSREMGERPVSKHPSIDVLDLIDGLNETLN, encoded by the exons ATGGGAGGCGTTTGTTCGGGTGGAAAGTCGACCATACGAGATGCTAAGGAGGGGAGCGAGACCAAGGTTTCGCGATCCCCAGGGAGGCAGAGGTTAACAAACGGCTCCGATAAGCAGAAAGAGGTCTCCTCCTCATTGTGTTCTGATGGGGAGGCGAGTCAGAACGCGCTGCAAAAGCATGATGGAAGTAATCTATCAGTGGCGGTCTCATGCAGAGTCAAGTCTTCTTCAACTGCCCAAAATGGGCCGAGCAAG ATTGCAAAGAAGAGTGCATTTTCTGAAAGGTCACGGAATTTGAGCTTCAAGCAGGCTGTAAAAATCTTGGATACAATTGGGAAGAGCGTCTCAGGTTTGAGCAATGAATTCATCTATGGCTTGGTATCGAGAGGGAATAAGATATCTATCCTGGCCTTTGAGGTGGCCAATACGATAGTTAAAGGTGCGAATCTACTTGAGTCCCTTTCAGAGAATAACATTCAGTCTCTCAAGGATACTTTGCGATCCGAAGGAGTCCAGCGTTTAGTTTCCCAAGACATGAATAAACTCCTGATGATTGCTTCTTCTGACAAAAG GGAGGAATTTGATGTCTTCTTACGAGAGGTGATTCGGTTTGGAGATCTGTGCAAGGATTCCCACTGGCACAACTTGGGCCGATATTTCTCTAG ATTACAGTCAGACGATTCAGACCTCAAGCCCCTGAGAGAAGAAGCTGAAACAACAATTGGAGAGTTGAGTCTTTTCGCCCGGTATACCTCT GAGTTGTACCACGAGTTGAATATCTTGGATCGATTTGAACAAGACTACAAACAAAAGCTCGAAGAAGCAAAGTGTTTCAATCTTCCCCATGGAG GAGAGGAGCTCATGATGTTGCGCGATGAGCTGAAGCATCAGCAGAAGCTTGTAAAGAgtttgaaaaggaaatctCTTTGGTCAAGAAATATAGAGGAG ATCATGGTGAAGCTTATCGGCTTTGCTACTTATATTCATCAAAAGTTCATGGGAGCCTTTGGAAGCAATG GTCTCATTACAATGGGCAGTAGAGAAGATGCTCACAGATCTAATAATACCCAAAGATTAGGTCCAACAGGTCTTGCATTGCATTACGCCAACATAATCATTCAGATTGATACAATC GCTTCCCGGCCTGCGTGCCTTCCACATAATATCCGAGACTCGTTGTATCATGCTTTGCCAAGTAGTGTTAAGACAGCTCTACGTTCTCGACTAAAAGCA TTTTCTATTTCTCGTGTCAAGGCTGAGATGGAGAAAACTTCAAGATGGCTCATTCCTTTTGCGACAAACACTATCAA AGCTCATCAGAAGTTTGGGTGGGTCGGAGATTGGGCTAATGCCAG CAAGGATTCCGCAAAGAGCACATCTACAAGCAACGAACCAATCTGCCTCCAGACTTTATACCACGCAGATAAGGAGAAAACAGACCTTTACATTCTTGAAATAGTGGTGTGGCTTCATCAACTGATGAGCCTCGTGAAAGAGAGGGTCCATTCAATCGGGCCCTTGTCCATAGAGTCTCCATCCCACCAAAGGGCCCCAAAGTTCCACCCCAAAATGCAGCAGTTTCCTCCTATTAACTACAGCGTACAAAAACCAGATCTGCCAAAAAAGGCTGAAGTTAAACTTTCTCAAGAAGATAGGAATCTCCTGGAAGAGGTGTGCCGAAGGAGATCAGTTCCAGGAATAAGCAAAAGCCAATCATTGACAGTTTCCAGGAAGAAAAGGAGGGGCAAAGTTTGTCCCTTGAGCAGGAGTACGGGAAGCTCACCAAGCCGGGAGATGGGGGAGAGACCTGTATCCAAACACCCGAGTATTGATGTCTTGGACTTAATCGATGGATTAAATGAAACTCTCAACTAA
- the LOC116213045 gene encoding peptidyl-prolyl cis-trans isomerase-like yields MLNNSSPDTPRVQTLDMSNPKVFFDMTIGGIPAGRIVMELNADTTPKTAENFRALCTGEKGIGRCGKPLHYKGSKFHRVIPGFMCQGGDFTAGNGTGGESIYGAKFADENFIKKHTGPGVLSMANAGRNTNGSQFFICTTQTPWLDRKHVVFGRVVEGINVVKAIERVGSQSGRTSKPVVVADSGQLS; encoded by the coding sequence ATGTTGAACAACTCTTCACCAGACACTCCACGCGTACAAACTCTCGACATGTCGAACCCGAAGGTCTTCTTCGACATGACGATCGGTGGCATCCCGGCGGGGCGGATCGTGATGGAGCTGAACGCCGATACCACCCCTAAGACGGCTGAAAACTTCCGAGCGCTCTGCACCGGCGAGAAGGGGATCGGGCGGTGCGGAAAGCCGCTCCACTACAAGGGGTCCAAGTTCCACCGAGTGATCCCCGGCTTCATGTGCCAGGGCGGTGACTTCACCGCCGGGAATGGTACGGGTGGGGAGTCAATTTATGGGGCCAAATTCGCGGATGAGAACTTCATTAAGAAGCACACGGGGCCCGGGGTGCTGTCAATGGCTAATGCGGGGCGCAACACCAATGGGTCCCAGTTCTTCATTTGCACTACGCAGACTCCGTGGCTCGACAGGAAGCATGTAGTGTTTGGGCGGGTCGTGGAGGGGATAAATGTGGTCAAGGCGATCGAGAGGGTCGGATCCCAGTCTGGCCGAACCTCCAAACCCGTGGTTGTGGCCGACTCTGGCCAGCTCTCTTGA
- the LOC116214489 gene encoding uncharacterized protein LOC116214489: MLFDRLLLLEVVVPCLCESACGLMDDLYTIVLHHGGKFVSEPHLKYIEGETNAWEMVDIDKLSITELQYYFQQHGYNIESYKKVYWLEYGFNLEDGLRVLETDEDIHRFCASAKAANSNELEFYFDQHLLDYTNAIKDLTLDVSEEDDDSEGLSDDDDDEPTDDDDGEGSYGSYSDGSWKSGLEDADVELQDAEDEHDDNAIVGTDHQVHHVERPEDADIRGEVDEDFFEHDEYHSEEEGIVNGSDDENAEDVECWFEGCGGFLVKGFNPTHTCSRKLKNKLANRQWVAQKLVEGLRMFPKMTINDGCAYMSHKYKVKVCQMKIYRALHIAREIVEGSEKEQYAKLHDYCAELRRSNLGSTCAVGVQRVNLSEPPHFEKLYISLDATKKGFLAGCRPLIGLDGCHLKGYYGGQLLTAVAQDGNHSFYVIAYAVVEQETKETWIWFLTRLLLDIGDHVFHGWEFMSDMQKGILPALKELSSRMHSQILCETFGDKPVEELEKQTTQ, encoded by the exons ATGCT GTTTGACCGGTTGTTGTTGCTCGAAGTTGTGGTCCCTTGTCTCTGCGAGTCTG CTTGTGGGCTCATGGATGATCTGTACACCATTGTCTTACACCATGGGGGCAAATTTGTGTCAGAACCCCACTTAAAGTACATTGAGGGAGAGACCAATGCATGGGAGATGGTGGACATTGACAAACTGTCCATTACAGAGCTACAATACTACTTTCAGCAGCATGGTTATAATATTGAGTCCTACAAGAAGGTTTATTGGTTGGAGTATGGGTTCAATTTAGAAGATGGGTTAAGAGTTCTTGAGACAGATGAAGACATTCATAGATTTTGTGCTTCTGCGAAAGCTGCAAACAGTAATGAACTTGAGTTTTACTTTGATCAGCACTTACTGGATTATACAAATG CAATTAAAGACCTTACACTGGATGTTTCTGAAGAGGATGATGACAGTGAAGGGCttagtgatgatgatgatgatgaacctactgatgatgatgacgGTGAAGGGTCATATGGGAGTTATTCAGATGGTTCTTGGAAATCAGGACTAGAAGATGCTGATGTTGAACTACAAGATGCTGAGGATGAACATGATGACAATGCAATTGTTGGGACAGATCATCAA GTACATCATGTTGAAAGACCAGAAGATGCTGATATAAGGGGAGAAGTCGATGAAGATTTTTTTGAACATGATGAATACCATTCAGAGGAAGAGGGAATTGTCAATGGGAGTGATGATGAGAATGCTGAAGATGTTGAATG TTGGTTTGAAGGTTGTGGAGGTTTTCTAGTAAAGGGATTTAATCCTACCCACACATGTTCAAGAAAGTTGAAGAACAAACTAGCAAATAGGCAGTGGGTTGCTCAGAAGTTAGTGGAAGGGCTTAGAATGTTTCCTAAGATGACTATTAATGATGGCTGCGCATATATGTCTCATAAGTATAAGGTTAAAGTATGTCAGATGAAGATCTACAGAGCCTTGCACATTGCCAGAGAAATTGTGGAAGGGTCAGAGAAGGAGCAATATGCCAAGCTTCATGATTATTGTGCTGAGCTTAGAAGAAGCAATCTTGGGTCTACATGTGCGGTTGGGGTTCAGAGAGTGAACTTGTCAGAACCCCCACACTTTGAAAAATTGTATATTAGCTTGGATGCAACTAAGAAAGGATTCCTTGCAGGCTGCAGACCTCTCATAGGTTTGGATGGTTGCCACTTGAAGGGCTATTATGGAGGCCAATTATTGACAGCAGTCGCTCAAGATGGAAACCATTCATTCTATGTTATAGCCTATGCCGTCGTGGAGCAAGAGACAAAGGAGACTTGGATTTGGTTCTTAACAAGGTTACTTCTAGACATAGGTGATCATGTCTTCCACGGGTGGGAATTTATGTCAGATATGCAGAAG GGGATTCTACCTGCACTTAAGGAGTTAAGCTCCAGGATGCACTCACAGATTTTGTGTGAGACATTTGGAGACAAACCTGTGGAAGAATTGGAAAAACAAACAACTCAATGA